GCGCCGCCCCCGCCTGACCCCCCGGCCTGACCCCCCGCCTGGCCCCCCGGGTCCGAAGTAGCACACAACGTCGCCGCCGAACCGGACGGGAAGGGCCGAATCGGTGCATTTCGGAGCCACTTGTGTGCTACTTCGAACCGGCGGGCCTCGGTTAGGTTTGGCGCGTGGAGATTTGGTACAACCCGCGGTGCTCGAAGTGCCGGATCGCCAAGGAGGCGGTGGAGTCGGCGGGAGTCGATTTCAACCTACGGCTCTACCTGGACCAGCCGCCGACCGAGGCCGAGCTCCGCGACGTCATCTCGCGTACCGGTCTCGAGCCGTGGGAGATCTGCCGGACCGGTGACGCGCCCGGTCTCGGGGTGGCGCTGCCGGCCAAGGACGCAGCGCATCGCGACGAGTGGGTCTCGGTCATGCTCGCCAACCCGCCGCTGATCCAGCGACCGCTGGTCATCGCCGACGACGGTACGGCGTACGTCGCTCGCGACGAGGACGCGGTCGCTGCGGCGATCGACCACTCGCGCTAGCGGCGGCTCACTGCCAGACGCGCACGTAGTCGACCAGCGTCGTCGCCGGCAGCTGGGTAGCGGTCGTCGGCGCGTCTGTGTTCACGCCGAGCGCCTGCGTCAACGCGAGGAAGAACGGCTGGTTGAACGGTGCCGGGCTGGCGACGTCTGACGGCTGATAGTTGTCGACGAGGCAGACGTTGCCGTTGTAGGTCAGGGTGATCTGACCGGGCTTCCAGACGACCGCGTAGTCGTTGAACTGCGTCGGGTCGATGATGCAGGTGTAGTCGTTGGTCACGATGTTGGTGTTCGTCGTCGTGTTCACCGTCGACTTGTTGTAGACGTAGTGGATGTACGGGATGACCTGGTTCTCGTACAAGCTGTAGAACTCGGCGAAGTCGATCTCGCCCGACGCCGGCTCGCCGCCGCCGTACAACGTGTCGTTGTTGGGCCAGAGCCAGAACGTCTCCTGCAGGCCCTTCACCGCCGACTGCGGCAGCTTCGCGCGCACCTCGAAGCGGCCGTACTCCTGGCTGAACAGGTGATAGGTGGTGAGCTCGCCGCCCTCGTACTGGGTGGAGAAGCTGCTGAGTGCGGAGGTCTTGCAGCTGAACTTCGCGGCCGCCTTCACGACCGACAAATGCAGGTAGCCGCCGGACACCGAAATCGTGTCGGGGTTGTTCTCGTAGCAGACGCGGTACGGAGCGACGCCCGTGGTGTAGTTGCTGCCGTTCGTCAGCTGCGGCAGCCACTTCGAGGCGTCGTACATCGTCCCGTTGAACTCGTCGTCGAAGGTGCACACCCACGCAGTGCCGTCCGGCTTGGTGAGTGTCTCCCCGCCGCAGTCGCCGGCCGGCGGGTTGGAGGGCGTCGGCGTGGGCGACGCGGTGGTGGGCGTGGGCGTGGGCGTCGGGGTCACCTTGCACATGCCGAGCAGCTGCTCGAGGCCGTTGCACGCGGTCGCCTTCGTCGTGGCGTTGGGCGCGGCGGCGGAGGCGCCGATGCTGGTCAGCACCATGGAGGCGCCGAGTACGGCGGCGACTGCAAGGCCGGCAAAGATCCGACGAGGTCTCATGATCGTGAGTATCGGGGTCGCTGCGCCACATTTCCACAACGAGCGACTTGACCCTCACG
This Mycobacteriales bacterium DNA region includes the following protein-coding sequences:
- a CDS encoding glycoside hydrolase family 16 protein, with amino-acid sequence MRPRRIFAGLAVAAVLGASMVLTSIGASAAAPNATTKATACNGLEQLLGMCKVTPTPTPTPTTASPTPTPSNPPAGDCGGETLTKPDGTAWVCTFDDEFNGTMYDASKWLPQLTNGSNYTTGVAPYRVCYENNPDTISVSGGYLHLSVVKAAAKFSCKTSALSSFSTQYEGGELTTYHLFSQEYGRFEVRAKLPQSAVKGLQETFWLWPNNDTLYGGGEPASGEIDFAEFYSLYENQVIPYIHYVYNKSTVNTTTNTNIVTNDYTCIIDPTQFNDYAVVWKPGQITLTYNGNVCLVDNYQPSDVASPAPFNQPFFLALTQALGVNTDAPTTATQLPATTLVDYVRVWQ
- a CDS encoding ArsC/Spx/MgsR family protein, which encodes MEIWYNPRCSKCRIAKEAVESAGVDFNLRLYLDQPPTEAELRDVISRTGLEPWEICRTGDAPGLGVALPAKDAAHRDEWVSVMLANPPLIQRPLVIADDGTAYVARDEDAVAAAIDHSR